A region from the Vanacampus margaritifer isolate UIUO_Vmar chromosome 5, RoL_Vmar_1.0, whole genome shotgun sequence genome encodes:
- the napab gene encoding N-ethylmaleimide-sensitive factor attachment protein, alpha b isoform X2, whose product MNNSGKEKEATALIAEAEKKLRGSSKQEEASEMYVRAANMFKMAKNWCAAGNAFSQAARLHLQMQSKHDAATNFIDAGNAFKKADPQEAINCLNRAIEIYTDMGRFTIAAKHHMGIAEIYETELVDIDKAIAHYEQAADYYKGEESTSSANKCLLKVATYAAQLEQYPKAIEIYEQVGTYAMDSTLLKYSAKDHFFKAALCHFCVDMLNAKLAVQKYEEMFPAFSDSRECKLLKKLLDAYEEQNVEAYTDSVKEFDTISRLDQWLTTMLLRIKKTIQEEESDLR is encoded by the exons ATGAACAACAGCGGCAAAGAGAAGGAAGCCACTGCTTTGATAGCCGAGGCCGAAAAGAAATTAAG GGGTTCCTCCAAGCAGGAAGAGGCCAGTGAAATGTACGTGAGAGCCGCCAACATGTTCAAGATGGCCAAGAACTGGTGTG CGGCAGGGAACGCCTTCTCCCAGGCGGCTCGCCTCCACCTGCAGATGCAGAGCAAACACGACGCGGCAACCAACTTCATAGACGCCGGAAACGCCTTCAAAAAAGCCGACCCGCAAG AGGCCATAAACTGTCTAAACCGAGCTATCGAGATATATACAGATATG GGCCGCTTCACCATCGCGGCCAAACATCACATGGGCATCGCCGAGATCTACGAGACAGAGCTAGTGGACATAGACAAG GCAATCGCTCACTATGAACAAGCAGCAGATTATTACAAAGGCGAAGAATCCACCAG TTCGGCCAACAAGTGCCTTCTGAAGGTCGCCACCTACGCCGCCCAGCTGGAGCAGTACCCCAAAGCCATTGAAATCTACGAGCAG gTGGGCACTTACGCCATGGACAGCACGCTGCTCAAATACAGCGCCAAGGATCACTTCTTCAAGGCGGCGCTCTGTCACTTCTGCGTGGACATGCTGAACGCCAAA CTGGCTGTGCAGAAGTACGAAGAAATGTTCCCGGCCTTCTCGGACTCTCGAGAATGCAAGTTGTTGAAG AAACTCCTAGATGCTTATGAAGAACAGAACGTTGAAGCCTACACTGACTCG GTTAAGGAGTTTGACACCATCTCGCGGCTTGACCAGTGGCTCACTACCATGCTCCTGCGCATCAAGAAGACCATACAGGAGGAGGAGAGCGACCTGCGCTGA
- the napab gene encoding N-ethylmaleimide-sensitive factor attachment protein, alpha b isoform X1 has translation MNNSGKEKEATALIAEAEKKLRSSQSFFGALFGGSSKQEEASEMYVRAANMFKMAKNWCAAGNAFSQAARLHLQMQSKHDAATNFIDAGNAFKKADPQEAINCLNRAIEIYTDMGRFTIAAKHHMGIAEIYETELVDIDKAIAHYEQAADYYKGEESTSSANKCLLKVATYAAQLEQYPKAIEIYEQVGTYAMDSTLLKYSAKDHFFKAALCHFCVDMLNAKLAVQKYEEMFPAFSDSRECKLLKKLLDAYEEQNVEAYTDSVKEFDTISRLDQWLTTMLLRIKKTIQEEESDLR, from the exons ATGAACAACAGCGGCAAAGAGAAGGAAGCCACTGCTTTGATAGCCGAGGCCGAAAAGAAATTAAGGTCCTCGCAGTCGTTTTTTGGGGCGCTTTTCGG GGGTTCCTCCAAGCAGGAAGAGGCCAGTGAAATGTACGTGAGAGCCGCCAACATGTTCAAGATGGCCAAGAACTGGTGTG CGGCAGGGAACGCCTTCTCCCAGGCGGCTCGCCTCCACCTGCAGATGCAGAGCAAACACGACGCGGCAACCAACTTCATAGACGCCGGAAACGCCTTCAAAAAAGCCGACCCGCAAG AGGCCATAAACTGTCTAAACCGAGCTATCGAGATATATACAGATATG GGCCGCTTCACCATCGCGGCCAAACATCACATGGGCATCGCCGAGATCTACGAGACAGAGCTAGTGGACATAGACAAG GCAATCGCTCACTATGAACAAGCAGCAGATTATTACAAAGGCGAAGAATCCACCAG TTCGGCCAACAAGTGCCTTCTGAAGGTCGCCACCTACGCCGCCCAGCTGGAGCAGTACCCCAAAGCCATTGAAATCTACGAGCAG gTGGGCACTTACGCCATGGACAGCACGCTGCTCAAATACAGCGCCAAGGATCACTTCTTCAAGGCGGCGCTCTGTCACTTCTGCGTGGACATGCTGAACGCCAAA CTGGCTGTGCAGAAGTACGAAGAAATGTTCCCGGCCTTCTCGGACTCTCGAGAATGCAAGTTGTTGAAG AAACTCCTAGATGCTTATGAAGAACAGAACGTTGAAGCCTACACTGACTCG GTTAAGGAGTTTGACACCATCTCGCGGCTTGACCAGTGGCTCACTACCATGCTCCTGCGCATCAAGAAGACCATACAGGAGGAGGAGAGCGACCTGCGCTGA